The sequence ATTCGCTCTTGATAAATTGTTTCAAAGTCATCCTTACTATTTTCTAAAAAGAGGGGACGCTGGGATTGACTATCTTGGCTAATTCGCTCATAGGCAACATCAAATGATGCCGTCAATAAGACATTATTTTCCTTATTCTTTTGCAATAACTGACGATTGAACTCTGATTTGACTACACCGCCACCTGTCGACACAAGGCAGTCAGCTGACAAGGCCAACAATTCTTTCAAGACTTCCGTTTCAACTTGACGAAAGGCGGCTTCACCTTTAAATCTGAAATAATCAGCGATGGACATGCCAATTCGTTCTTCAATGATTTGGTCCATATCGTAAACAGGTAGATTTAGCAAATTTGCAGTAGTGGTTTTTCCTACTCCCATAAATCCAAGTAAAACGATTGGCATAATTTCTCCTAGTCTATCAAACTATTTAAGTGGTCAAAGAAGGCTGGATAGCTGGTATTGATCGCTTCCGCTCTTTCCAAGTCCACTTCTCCATCCTGAGTCAAAAGGGCCGCAATAGCTGTCATCATCCCGATACGGTGGTCGCCAAAGGTATTGACAGTCGCACCGTGCAAGCTAGTTTTTCCATGGATAATCATACCATCTTCGGTCGGCTCAATGTTTGCTCCCATACTATTCAGGGCATCTGCTACCACTTGAATACGGTCTGTTTCCTTAACTTTCAGCTCCTCCGCATCCCGAATGACCGTTGTGCCATTGGCTTGGGTGGCTAGGAGAGCAATAATCGGCAATTCATCAATCAAGCGTGGAATGAGGTCGCCAGCAATCTCTGTCCCTTGCAAGTCAGAAGTTTCCACTGTAATGGTCGCAGATTTTGCCAGCTCATCCACATGGGACAGGCTAATCTTGCCTCCCATTGCCTTGATAACATCTAAAATCCCAGTCCGTGTTTCATTGATACCGACATTTTCCAGAACGATCTTGGAATTTGGCACCACCAGACCAGCTACCAGCCAAAAGGCCGCACTAGAAATATCGCCCGGCACCGTAATCTCCTGGGCTGTAAATTCCTGCCCACCTCGGATACGGATTTCCTTACCATTGACATCCAACTGACCGCCAAACTGGACAATCATATCCTCCGTGTGATTACGGGTCAACTCTTTCTCGATGATGATACTCTCCCCTTCAGCCTGTAAGGCTGCAAATAGCAGAGCAGACTTGACTTGGGCTGATGCTACAGGGAGTTTGTAGTGGATTGCTTGTAAATTCTTGCTACCCTTGATGACCAGAGGTGGCAAATCACGATCTGTCTGTCCAGCGATTTCGACACCCATTTGACTAAGAGGAATGGTCACACGGTCCATTGGTCGCTTAGAAAGGGAATCATCACCAAACATAGTCGCTTCAAAGTCCTGACCAGCCAAAACACCTGAAATCAAGCGAATAGAGGTGCCTGAATTTCCCATATCTAGGTGATTTTTAGGAGCTTGCAAACCTTCAAAACCAACACCATGTACTTCAACCACATCACCTTTATCTTCTATTTTTACACCCAAATCACGAAAGGCCTGCATGGTGGACAAGACATCCTCCCCACGCAAGATATCATAGACCTTGGTAACACCTTTAGCGATGGAACCAAAGATAATAGAACGGTGACTAATCGATTTGTCTCCCGGTACTCGGATAGTTCCTTTTAATGCTTGAACATTGGTTTTTAATTTCATTTCATTGTACCTCAAAACAGTTTCAGTTCTATTCTAGCATATTTTCAAAGAGTTTTCAGATTTTTTTGACAATTTCAGATTAATTTCTAAAAAGAAAATTCCTCTAGAATCATAAAAATATATGTGAAGCTCAGATTGTATCATATCAACCTCAGAATTTCCAGAATTTACTGAAAATTTTATCAAAATGAATTTATTTTAGTTTAAAAATCTTCAGAATAATGGTAAAATTAAGGAATATACCAATGAAAGAGGACTTCTATATTGTTTACACCAATCAGCGAAAAAATTGACATCAATCAAGTACGAGAACATTCAAAACTTTCTCCAGAAACACTTGCTAAAAAACAAGCTCGTGACAGTGAACTTGAAGCCATCTTAAAAGGTGAAGATGATCGTCTTCTCCTAGTAATTGGTCCATGTTCATCAGACAATGAAGAAGCCGTCTTGGACTACGCACACCGTTTGGCAAAGCTCCAAGAAGAGGTCAAAGATAAAATTTTCATGGTCATGCGCGTCTATACTGCCAAGCCACGTACAAATGGTGACGGCTACAAGGGTCTCATGCACCAACCAGATACAGATGCTGCACCAAGCCTCATCAACGGAATCAAAGCAGTTCGTAACCTCCACTATCGTGTCATTACGGAAACAGGTTTAACTACTGCTGACGAGATGCTCTATCCTGAAAACCTGTCTTTGGTTGATGACTTGGTTTCCTACATCGCTATCGGAGCACGTTCGGTGGAAAACCAACAACACCGCTTTGTTGCATCAGGCATCGACGTTCCAACTGGCCTCAAAAACCCGACATCAGGTAACCTCAAAGTCATGTTCAATGGTCTTTTTGCCGCTCAGAAGAAACAATCATTCCTCTTCAATAATACGGAAGTTGAAACATCTGGTAACCCACTTGCTCACGTTATCCTTCGTGGCGCAGTCAATGAAAATGGCAAATATTTACCAAACTACTACTACGATAATCTGTTGGAAACCATTGACCTCTATGACCAATTTGGCTTGAAAAATCCATTCATCATCATTGATACCAATCATGACAATTCTGGGAAAAATTATTTGGAACAAATCCGTATCGTCCGTCAAACCTTAATCAACCGTGACTGGAACGAATCCATTCGTAACTACGTTCGCGGCTTCATGATTGAATCCTACATTGAAGACGGTCGCCAAGACAATCCAGATGTCTATGGAAAATCCATCACAGACCCTTGCCTTGGCTGGGAAAAAACACAAGGACTCATCCGAGAAATTTACAAGAGATAGGAAGATATTATGGGAATTCACAAACGTAGCACCAGTTTAGACATCGATAAAGTAAAGGAACTTTCCAAGTTAGAAGGAGAATTTCTGGCTGCAAAAAATCAGCGCGATGAAGAACTGAAAAGAATTATCCGAGGTGAAGATGACCGTTTGCTCTTGGTTATCGGCCCTTGCTCTTCAGATAATGAAGAGGCCGTTTTGGAATACGCACGTCGTCTCTCCAAACTTCAAGAGGAAGTCAAGGATAAAATCTTCATGGTCATGCGGGTTTACACAGCTAAGCCACGTACCAATGGGGAAGGCTATAAAGGACTGGTTCATCAGCCAGATACTTCTAAATTACCAGACCTGATAAACGGTATCGCTGCCGTTCGCAATTTGCATTACCGCGTCATTACTGAGACCGGACTCACAACTGCTGATGAAATGCTCTACTCTGCCAACTACCCTCTTGTGGAAGACTTGGTGTCCTACCATGCTATCGGAGCACGTTCGGTTGAAGACCAAGAACACAGATTTGTTGCATCAGGTGTCGATATGCCAACTGGTATGAAAAACCCAACTTCTGGTAATTTGACCGTTATGTTCAATGGTATCTACGCCGCACAAAACAAACAGAATTTTATCTACCGTGATGCCGAAGTTGATACAGACGGAAACCCGCTTGCCCATGCTATCCTTCGTGGCGCCAATACTGAGCAAGGAACCTATGAACCAAACTACTACTACGATATTCTCTTGAAAACTATCAAACAGTATGAACAATTTGGTCTTCAAAATCCATTTATCGTTATTGATACCAACCACGACAATTCTGGTAAAAACTACCTGGAACAAATCCGTATCGTCCGTCAGACCCTCATCAACCGTGATTGGAATGAACCCATTCGCAAATATGTCCGTGGTTTCATGATTGAATCCTACTTAGAAGACGGCCGTCAAGATAGCCCTGAGGTATTCGGAAAATCCATTACCGACCCTTGTTTGGGCTGGGATAAAACGGAAGCCCTTATCCGGGAAATCCACCAAACTTTATAAGCTCAACAATTAAAAGAATCAGATCAAAAATGGAGGAAACCTGTGACTATTGATGGATATACTCGTCTAGCTGCTGTTGTAGCCAAGCCAATCAAACACTCTATTTCCCCCTTTATTCATAATCTGGCTTTTCAAGATACAGGTGTAAATGGAGTATATGTTGCTTGGGAAATTCCTGAGGAAGACTTGGCTATTACGCTAGAAAATATCAAACGATACGATATGTTTGGTATCAATCTTTCTATGCCCTACAAACAAGCTGTCATCCCTTATCTCGATGGCCTGACTGACTCTGCTCGCTTGATTGGAGCTGTCAATACCGTTATTCATCAGGATGAAAAGCTAATTGGGCACAATACTGACGGCATTGGTTTTTTCAAAAGCTTGGAAAAGCTAAAAGGATTTCAAGTAGACAACAAACGCCTAACCATCCTTGGAGGTGGTGGCGCATCTACTGCTATCATAGCTCAGGCTGCACTGGACGGTGCCAAAGAGATCACCATTTTCTGCCGTCAACAAAGCTTGGAAAGAACACAGGCAAGTATTGCGCTAATTACACAAGCTACTGGAGTGCCCATGAAGGTTCTAGTCAACGATGATAGCAAGTTGATGCAAGAAGAAATTACCAAGTCAGACTTGTTGGTCAACGGTACCAGTGTCGGTATGGACGGAGTTTCTTTACCTGTCCCTGCCAGCCTACAATTCCCAGAAAAGCTCTTGGTTGCAGATGTGATCTATCAACCATTTGAAACACCTTTAATGAAGCTTGCCCAGTCACAAGGCAACCCAACTATCAATGGTTTGGGCATGCTCCTCTTTCAAGCAGCTGAAGCCTTCCAAGCCTGGACTGATAAGGAAATGCCGACTGACTTAATTTGGGACCAATTAGTCCAGAAATACGACATCAAATAGAGAGGAAATCTGATGAAACTGACCGTCAATCTTCCCAACACTCCCTACGACATCCTTATCCAAAGAGGAAGTTTAGCACAGACAGGTACATGGGTCAAAGAACTTTGGAAACCTCAGAAAATCGCCATTATTACAGATGACCACGTTGGCTCACTCTACCGTGAAACAGTCCAGTCAAGCTTAAAACAAGCTGGTTTTGAAACCATTGTCTTTGAATTTCCAGAAGGTGAAGTCTCAAAAAATCTTGATACCGTCAACCAGGCCTACGAATTTCTCGTAAAAAATGGCATGACACGCAGTGACGGAATCATTG is a genomic window of Streptococcus sp. 29896 containing:
- a CDS encoding shikimate kinase, whose amino-acid sequence is MPIVLLGFMGVGKTTTANLLNLPVYDMDQIIEERIGMSIADYFRFKGEAAFRQVETEVLKELLALSADCLVSTGGGVVKSEFNRQLLQKNKENNVLLTASFDVAYERISQDSQSQRPLFLENSKDDFETIYQERMSLYQGLADTVIDTDDLSPEHVARKILCK
- the aroA gene encoding 3-phosphoshikimate 1-carboxyvinyltransferase, producing MKLKTNVQALKGTIRVPGDKSISHRSIIFGSIAKGVTKVYDILRGEDVLSTMQAFRDLGVKIEDKGDVVEVHGVGFEGLQAPKNHLDMGNSGTSIRLISGVLAGQDFEATMFGDDSLSKRPMDRVTIPLSQMGVEIAGQTDRDLPPLVIKGSKNLQAIHYKLPVASAQVKSALLFAALQAEGESIIIEKELTRNHTEDMIVQFGGQLDVNGKEIRIRGGQEFTAQEITVPGDISSAAFWLVAGLVVPNSKIVLENVGINETRTGILDVIKAMGGKISLSHVDELAKSATITVETSDLQGTEIAGDLIPRLIDELPIIALLATQANGTTVIRDAEELKVKETDRIQVVADALNSMGANIEPTEDGMIIHGKTSLHGATVNTFGDHRIGMMTAIAALLTQDGEVDLERAEAINTSYPAFFDHLNSLID
- a CDS encoding 3-deoxy-7-phosphoheptulonate synthase, whose translation is MLFTPISEKIDINQVREHSKLSPETLAKKQARDSELEAILKGEDDRLLLVIGPCSSDNEEAVLDYAHRLAKLQEEVKDKIFMVMRVYTAKPRTNGDGYKGLMHQPDTDAAPSLINGIKAVRNLHYRVITETGLTTADEMLYPENLSLVDDLVSYIAIGARSVENQQHRFVASGIDVPTGLKNPTSGNLKVMFNGLFAAQKKQSFLFNNTEVETSGNPLAHVILRGAVNENGKYLPNYYYDNLLETIDLYDQFGLKNPFIIIDTNHDNSGKNYLEQIRIVRQTLINRDWNESIRNYVRGFMIESYIEDGRQDNPDVYGKSITDPCLGWEKTQGLIREIYKR
- a CDS encoding 3-deoxy-7-phosphoheptulonate synthase; translated protein: MGIHKRSTSLDIDKVKELSKLEGEFLAAKNQRDEELKRIIRGEDDRLLLVIGPCSSDNEEAVLEYARRLSKLQEEVKDKIFMVMRVYTAKPRTNGEGYKGLVHQPDTSKLPDLINGIAAVRNLHYRVITETGLTTADEMLYSANYPLVEDLVSYHAIGARSVEDQEHRFVASGVDMPTGMKNPTSGNLTVMFNGIYAAQNKQNFIYRDAEVDTDGNPLAHAILRGANTEQGTYEPNYYYDILLKTIKQYEQFGLQNPFIVIDTNHDNSGKNYLEQIRIVRQTLINRDWNEPIRKYVRGFMIESYLEDGRQDSPEVFGKSITDPCLGWDKTEALIREIHQTL
- a CDS encoding shikimate dehydrogenase → MTIDGYTRLAAVVAKPIKHSISPFIHNLAFQDTGVNGVYVAWEIPEEDLAITLENIKRYDMFGINLSMPYKQAVIPYLDGLTDSARLIGAVNTVIHQDEKLIGHNTDGIGFFKSLEKLKGFQVDNKRLTILGGGGASTAIIAQAALDGAKEITIFCRQQSLERTQASIALITQATGVPMKVLVNDDSKLMQEEITKSDLLVNGTSVGMDGVSLPVPASLQFPEKLLVADVIYQPFETPLMKLAQSQGNPTINGLGMLLFQAAEAFQAWTDKEMPTDLIWDQLVQKYDIK